One genomic window of Ziziphus jujuba cultivar Dongzao chromosome 4, ASM3175591v1 includes the following:
- the LOC125421897 gene encoding serine/threonine-protein kinase D6PKL1 has translation MEKSANSNEHNDTESVNNSFRDLSFNNSVSISLCSSNVSGSDTSVSSSSRSNRSVETSSKNNAAAESVVSCEEESEKISDSFDANESSFRSFCPSKPHKGNDIRWDAIQCVKGTDGELGLGHFRLLKKLGCGDIGSVYLAELRGMGCLFAMKVMDKGMLAGRKKLLRAQTERDILGLLDHPFLPTLYSHFETEKFSCLLMEYCSGGDLHTLRQRQQCKHFTEHAARFYASEVLLALEYLHMMGVVYRDLKPENVLVREDGHIMLSDFDLSLRCYVSPTLLQSSTEPSCKISQYCIQPSCIDPACKLPVCVEPSCLQPSCFKPRFLNSRVGKARSEKTTLGNSDSLPVLVAEPTNARSMSFVGTHEYLAPEIIRGDGHGSAVDWWTFGIFLYELLLGRTPFKGNGNRETLFNVVGQSLKFPEGSNVSFAAKDLIRGLLIKDPQKRLGFKRGATEIKQHPFFETINWALIRSTHPPEIPKPIDFAFLYPTSKSAVPPNDNAATDSDRSSGPYLDFEFF, from the exons ATGGAGAAATCCGCCAATAGCAACGAACACAATGACACCGAGTCTGTCAATAACAGCTTTCGGGATCTTAGTTTCAATAACAGCGTCAGCATTAGTCTATGTAGTAGCAATGTTTCTGGCTCTGATACTAGCGTGAGTAGTAGCAGCAGGAGCAATCGCTCTGTGGAAactagtagcaagaataatgcTGCTGCTGAATCCGTAGTGTCTTGTGAAGAAGAAAGTGAAAAGATCAGTGACAGTTTTGATGCCAATGAGAGCAGTTTCAGGAGCTTTTGCCCATCTAAGCCGCATAAAGGGAATGATATCAGATGGGATGCGATACAATGCGTGAAGGGTACAGATGGGGAGTTGGGGTTGGGCCATTTCAGGCTTCTGAAGAAGCTGGGGTGTGGGGACATAGGGAGTGTGTATTTGGCGGAGTTGAGAGGGATGGGTTGCCTTTTCGCGATGAAGGTGATGGATAAAGGCATGTTGGCTGGAAGGAAGAAGCTGTTGAGAGCTCAGACTGAGAGAGACATATTGGGTCTGTTGGACCATCCGTTTCTTCCTACGCTTTATTCGCATTTTGAGACTGAGAAATTCTCTTGCTTGTTAATGGAGTATTGCAGTGGTGGGGATCTTCATACACTTCGACAACGCCAGCAGTGCAAGCATTTTACAGAGCATGCGGCTAG GTTTTATGCTTCAGAAGTGCTTCTTGCCCTTGAGTATCTGCACATGATGGGAGTTGTGTACAGGGACCTAAAACCCGAAAATGTACTAGTGAGAGAGGATGGCCATATCATGCTTTCTGATTTTGATTTATCATTAAGATGTTATGTGAGTCCAACTCTTCTTCAATCTAGTACCGAGCCGTCTTGTAAAATCTCTCAATACTGCATTCAGCCATCATGCATTGATCCGGCCTGCAAATTACCAGTTTGTGTGGAACCTTCTTGCTTGCAACCATCTTGTTTCAAGCCTCGGTTTTTAAATTCCAGAGTAGGCAAGGCGAGAAGCGAAAAGACAACTTTGGGAAATTCAGATTCACTCCCTGTACTTGTCGCCGAGCCTACAAATGCACGATCCATGTCATTTGTTGGAACTCATGAGTATTTAGCACCTGAGATAATAAGAGGGGATGGTCATGGGAGTGCTGTAGATTGGTGGACTTTTGGCATCTTTTTGTATGAGTTGCTGCTTGGGAGGACACCTTTCAAAGGCAATGGGAATAGAGAGACATTGTTTAATGTGGTTGGTCAGTCACTTAAATTTCCTGAGGGATCTAATGTCAGTTTTGCTGCCAAAGATTTAATCCGCGGCCTGCTTATAAAGGATCCACAAAAGAGATTAGGATTTAAAAGAGGTGCTACAGAAATTAAACAGCATCCTTTCTTTGAAACCATTAATTGGGCTCTCATTCGCAGTACTCACCCTCCAGAAATTCCAAAACCAATTGATTTCGCATTCTTATACCCAACATCTAAATCAGCAGTGCCTCCAAATGACAATGCAGCTACGGACTCGGATAGGTCCTCAGGTCCTTACTTGGATTTCGAGTTCTTCTGA
- the LOC107415370 gene encoding probable prolyl 4-hydroxylase 7, protein MDSRYFLAISLCFLCFFPDLSLSVPRWLGEKKKEDSLIRMKRGASSVTFNPTRVTQLSWRPRAFLYKGFLSEEECDHLIILAKDKLEKSMVADNDSGKSIMSEVRTSSGMFLQKAQDEIVANIEERIAAWTFLPKENGESMQILHYEHGQKYEPHFDYFHDKANQELGGHRVATVLMYLSNVEKGGETIFPNAEAKMSQPKDDNFSECAKQGYAVKPEKGDALLFFSLHPDATTDTNSLHGSCPVIEGEKWSATKWIHVRSFDRTGKRSKMGECTDENVNCAKWAKAGECKKNPNYMVGTDELPGFCRKSCNKC, encoded by the exons ATGGATTCGCGATATTTTCTCGCAATTTCTCTATGTTTCCTTTGCTTTTTCCCTGATTTATCCCTTTCAGTCCCAAGATGGCTGggtgaaaagaaaaa GGAGGATTCGCTGATCAGAATGAAGAGAGGTGCATCCTCTGTTACCTTCAATCCCACTCGGGTCACTCAGCTTTCTTGGCGTCCCAG GGCTTTTCTCTATAAGGGATTTCTATCTGAGGAGGAGTGTGACCATCTAATTATTCtg GCGAAGGACAAGCTAGAGAAGTCGATGGTGGCTGATAATGATTCGGGTAAGAGTATAATGAGCGAAGTCCGAACGAGCTCTGGAATGTTCCTTCAGAAGGCTCAG GATGAAATAGTTGCCAACATTGAGGAGAGAATTGCTGCATGGACCTTCCTTCCAAAAG AAAATGGCGAGTCCATGCAAATACTGCACTATGAGCATGGTCAGAAGTATGAACCACACTTCGATTATTTTCATGACAAGGCTAATCAAGAATTGGGTGGCCACCGGGTTGCAACTGTATTAATGTATTTGTCTAATGTTGAGAAGGGTGGGGAAACAATCTTTCCCAACGCAGAG GCGAAAATGTCTCAACCAAAAGACGATAACTTCTCTGAATGTGCTAAACAAGGATATGCAG TGAAACCTGAGAAGGGTGATGCTTTGCTGTTCTTTAGCCTTCATCCTGATGCTACTACTGATACAAACAGCTTGCATGGTAGCTGCCCTGTCATAGAAGGAGAGAAGTGGTCTGCCACCAAGTGGATTCATGTGAGGTCCTTCGATAGGACAGGAAAGCGATCTAAAATGGGAGAATGCACGGATGAGAATGTGAACTGCGCGAAATGGGCCAAGGCTGGTGAGTGCAAAAAGAACCCCAATTACATGGTGGGTACTGATGAATTGCCTGGATTTTGCAGGAAGAGCTGCAATAAGTGTTAA
- the LOC107415411 gene encoding CLAVATA3/ESR (CLE)-related protein 25 produces the protein MVMMMMISGRKKVLRGVFGALFFMGALWFLFGGIVTGHATITITSSTVPSVDNNQMLKHWNLNGRDQRHHSLRWASNLIYVSKRRVPNGPDPIHNRRAVKTRQPPGRA, from the exons atggtgatgatgatgatgatcagtGGGAGGAAAAAGGTTTTGAGGGGTGTTTTTGGAGCTCTGTTTTTTATGGGTGCTTTATGGTTTTTGTTTGGTGGAATTGTTACAGGCCATGCCACCATCACCATAACTAGTAGTACAGTTCCATCAGTAGATAATAACCAAATGTTGAAGCATTGGAATTTGAATGGAAGAGATCAGAGACACCACTCTCTTCGTTGGGCTTCCAATCTCATCTATGTCAGCAAGAGAAGAGTACCCAATGGCCCTGATCCCATTCACAACAG GAGAGCAGTGAAGACTAGACAACCGCCTGGTCGGGCCTAA
- the LOC107415407 gene encoding uncharacterized protein LOC107415407 isoform X2: MAMAVSLPSNLYQFRINFTPNIGSSSPNLSLFNVSSTPSRNRRPSSTIVLSYRESGKGAASETKRKLLEQYGLNPDEFLSESSPKTRRRKERQHTRKGAQVPTEEPKPPRITHKLLQVLGGKARRKKLLSPKGMDVRPMMEVVKGAAFDILQAAGGCPASLRPGRWLDLYSGTGSVGIEAISRGCSEVHFVEMDPWVVSDVLRPNLEWTGFVDVSVIHPVRVEIFLERAEQFVGKGGAFDYISVTPPYTAVDYGILMNEIANSALVGEDTFIVVEYPLGTDMLDSCGCLIKVTDRRFGRTHLAIYGPKWAEKKRKSGNSTETMQV, from the exons ATGGCAATGGCGGTTTCGTTGCCTTCGAATCTCTACCAATTCCGAATCAATTTCACTCCGAACATTGGCTCATCTTCTCCTAATCTTTCCCTCTTCAATGTCTCCTCAACGCCGAGTAGAAATCGACGGCCGTCTTCTACAATCGTCTTATCTTACA GAGAATCCGGAAAAGGAGCGGCGAGTGAGACCAAGAGAAAGTTGCTGGAGCAATATGGTCTTAACCCCGACGAATTCTTATCTGAATCTTCTCCTAAG ACTAGGAGGAGAAAGGAACGACAACATACAAGAAAAGGCGCTCAAGTTCCAACTGAGGAACCAAAGCCGCCTAGAATTACTCATAAGTTGCTTCAG GTTCTTGGGGGAAAGGCTCGCAGAAAGAAATTGCTCTCACCAAAGGGCATGGATGTACGTCCAATGATGGAAGTTGTGAAAGGTGCAGCCTTTGATATACTACAG GCAGCTGGTGGATGTCCTGCATCTTTAAGGCCTGGGCGTTGGTTAGACTTGTACAGTGGTACTGGATCTGTTGGTATTGAAGCTATTAGTCGAGGATGTTCAGAG GTACATTTTGTTGAGATGGATCCATGGGTTGTTTCAGATGTTTTACGGCCAAACTTGGAATGGACTGGGTTTGTCGATGTTTCAGTCATACATCCTGTTCGTGTTGAAATTTTCTTAGAACGTGCAGAGCAATTTGTAg GTAAAGGTGGAGCATTTGATTATATTAGTGTTACACCTCCATATACTGCAGTGGACTATGGAATCCTGATGAACGAAATTGCAAATTCAGCCTTAGTTGGAGAAGATACCTTCATT GTGGTGGAATACCCACTGGGAACGGACATGCTGGATTCGTGTGGTTGCCTTATTAAG GTAACTGATCGACGGTTTGGCCGGACACATTTGGCTATCTATGGACCAAAATGGGCTGAGAAGAAGAGAAAGTCAGGAAACTCAACAGAAACGATGCAAGTTTGA
- the LOC125421898 gene encoding pathogenesis-related thaumatin-like protein 3.5 — protein MKFPESVPALLLFLICHFMLYGNSVSHTVTFHIQNKCPFSIWPATAPNNGHPVIANGGFYLPRGQTKRVIAPWTWNGRIWARTGCNFRSNWNSACETGDCDGRLECEGLIGKPPVTLIQVSLQGDQGKPDFYDVSLVDGYNLPVSVAARSAPAKCSIGGCFKNVNSLCPNELKVLNGRGEVVACKSACLAFNLDYFCCRNEYGSPQKCKPSAYSKMFKDACPSYYSYAFDSPPPLVSCAAKEYVITFCPSAWGGEGEHTSVY, from the exons ATGAAGTTTCCGGAATCAGTTCCTGCTCTACTTCTGTTCCTCATATGCCATTTCATGCTATACG GAAATTCAGTATCTCATACAGTCACATTCCACATCCAAAACAAATGCCCCTTCTCTATATGGCCGGCAACAGCACCTAACAATGGCCACCCAGTGATAGCCAACGGCGGGTTCTACCTCCCAAGAGGCCAGACCAAACGGGTCATCGCCCCATGGACCTGGAACGGCCGGATCTGGGCTCGAACCGGATGCAACTTCAGGTCGAACTGGAACTCAGCCTGTGAAACCGGCGACTGCGACGGGCGACTAGAATGCGAAGGGCTCATCGGTAAACCGCCAGTCACACTGATTCAAGTTTCTCTTCAGGGAGACCAAGGAAAGCCGGACTTCTACGATGTGAGCTTGGTCGACGGCTATAATCTACCAGTTTCGGTGGCGGCAAGGTCGGCGCCGGCCAAGTGTTCTATTGGAGGTTGCTTTAAAAATGTGAACAGTTTGTGTCCGAATGAGCTGAAGGTACTGAACGGCAGAGGAGAAGTGGTGGCGTGTAAAAGCGCTTGCTTGGCTTTCAATTTGGACTACTTTTGTTGCAGGAATGAGTATGGAAGCCCCCAGAAATGTAAGCCCAGTGCGTACTCGAAGATGTTTAAGGATGCTTGTCCTTCTTATTATAGCTATGCTTTTGATTCACCCCCGCCTTTGGTCAGCTGTGCTGCTAAAGAATATGTGATTACCTTCTGTCCTTCAGCTTGGGGTGGTGAAGGTGAACATACTTCTGTCTATTAA
- the LOC107415340 gene encoding glycerol-3-phosphate acyltransferase RAM2 has product MPLTTFFRSIPLLYLLLPTFMSKAKDDSSSSFPSISKCTSIGREKHTVVADMDGTLLRARSSFPYYALIAFEVGGILRLLLVLLASPVAGLLYYFISESAGVRVLTFATFAGMKISDIELVARACLPKFYSGDLHPETWRVFLSCGKRCVLTGNPRIMVEWFLKEYLGADMIIGTELVTYKGRATGLIRSPGVLVGENKADELCKAFGDAKSVPDIGIGDRESDYPFMKLCKESYIVPPSPKVEPVSRDKLPKPIIFHDGRLVQKPTPLIALLVVLWIPVGFLLACIRIAAGSLLPMPLVYYAFWALGVRVYIKGKPPPPAQKSIGQSGVLFICGHRTLLDPIFLSAALGRPIPAVSYSISRLTELISPIKTVRLSRDRATDSPKIKKLLEHGDLALCPEGTTCREPFLLRFSQLFAELTDELVPVAMSTRMNMFHGTSANGWKGLDPFFFFMNPSPVYEVTFLNKLPYELTCGAGKPSDEVANYIQRIIAASLSYECTNLTRKDKYRALAWTEGTEAKDKKN; this is encoded by the coding sequence ATGCCTTTAACTACTTTTTTCAGAAGTATACCACTACTATATCTACTGTTGCCAACCTTCATGTCCAAAGCAAAGGAtgactcttcttcttccttcccaTCCATATCCAAATGCACCTCCATCGGACGTGAAAAGCACACCGTGGTGGCCGACATGGACGGAACTTTGCTTAGGGCAAGAAGCTCCTTTCCCTACTATGCACTCATCGCCTTCGAGGTCGGCGGCATATTGAGGCTTCTCTTAGTGCTCTTGGCCTCCCCAGTCGCTGGACTTTTATATTACTTCATCTCCGAGTCAGCCGGAGTTCGCGTACTTACATTTGCCACATTCGCCGGGATGAAAATTTCCGATATCGAATTGGTAGCGCGAGCTTGTCTGCCGAAGTTCTACTCCGGAGACTTGCACCCGGAGACTTGGAGAGTGTTCTTGTCGTGCGGGAAACGGTGCGTTTTGACAGGGAATCCGAGGATCATGGTGGAGTGGTTCTTGAAGGAATATTTAGGAGCCGATATGATTATCGGTACAGAGCTAGTAACGTACAAAGGCAGAGCTACCGGTTTAATTCGAAGTCCCGGTGTTCTTGTTGGGGAAAACAAAGCTGATGAGCTTTGCAAGGCTTTCGGCGATGCGAAATCTGTTCCGGATATCGGAATCGGTGATCGGGAAAGTGATTATCCATTCATGAAACTCTGCAAAGAAAGCTACATAGTTCCACCAAGTCCAAAGGTCGAGCCAGTGAGCCGAGATAAATTgccaaaaccaattattttccaTGATGGTAGACTAGTCCAAAAACCAACTCCATTGATCGCTTTACTCGTTGTTCTTTGGATTCCAGTTGGATTCCTCTTGGCATGCATTCGAATCGCCGCCGGTTCACTCCTCCCGATGCCGCTTGTATACTACGCTTTTTGGGCTTTGGGCGTCAGAGTTTATATCAAAGGCAAGCCACCTCCACCGGCCCAGAAATCGATTGGCCAAAGTGGGGTTCTGTTCATTTGCGGCCATCGAACACTACTAGACCCAATCTTTCTCTCGGCGGCTCTGGGGCGTCCAATACCCGCAGTTTCATACTCCATTTCTCGACTCACCGAACTCATCTCACCCATCAAGACCGTCCGTCTTAGCCGAGACAGAGCCACGGACTCGCCGAAGATAAAGAAGCTTCTAGAACATGGTGACCTAGCTTTATGCCCTGAAGGGACAACTTGCCGAGAGCCGTTTCTGTTAAGATTCTCGCAGCTGTTTGCGGAACTGACCGACGAGCTCGTCCCGGTGGCTATGTCTACTCGGATGAACATGTTCCATGGAACATCGGCTAATGGTTGGAAAGGATTGGACCCGTTTTTCTTCTTCATGAACCCTAGTCCTGTATACGAAGTCACATTTTTGAATAAGTTGCCGTACGAGTTGACTTGTGGGGCAGGGAAACCGAGCGATGAGGTGGCGAATTATATACAGAGGATTATAGCCGCGAGTTTGTCTTACGAGTGcactaatttgactaggaaggACAAATATCGAGCGCTGGCTTGGACCGAAGGAACAGAGGCTAAGGATAAGAAAAACTAG
- the LOC107415407 gene encoding uncharacterized protein LOC107415407 isoform X1, translating to MAMAVSLPSNLYQFRINFTPNIGSSSPNLSLFNVSSTPSRNRRPSSTIVLSYIGESGKGAASETKRKLLEQYGLNPDEFLSESSPKTRRRKERQHTRKGAQVPTEEPKPPRITHKLLQVLGGKARRKKLLSPKGMDVRPMMEVVKGAAFDILQAAGGCPASLRPGRWLDLYSGTGSVGIEAISRGCSEVHFVEMDPWVVSDVLRPNLEWTGFVDVSVIHPVRVEIFLERAEQFVGKGGAFDYISVTPPYTAVDYGILMNEIANSALVGEDTFIVVEYPLGTDMLDSCGCLIKVTDRRFGRTHLAIYGPKWAEKKRKSGNSTETMQV from the exons ATGGCAATGGCGGTTTCGTTGCCTTCGAATCTCTACCAATTCCGAATCAATTTCACTCCGAACATTGGCTCATCTTCTCCTAATCTTTCCCTCTTCAATGTCTCCTCAACGCCGAGTAGAAATCGACGGCCGTCTTCTACAATCGTCTTATCTTACA TAGGAGAATCCGGAAAAGGAGCGGCGAGTGAGACCAAGAGAAAGTTGCTGGAGCAATATGGTCTTAACCCCGACGAATTCTTATCTGAATCTTCTCCTAAG ACTAGGAGGAGAAAGGAACGACAACATACAAGAAAAGGCGCTCAAGTTCCAACTGAGGAACCAAAGCCGCCTAGAATTACTCATAAGTTGCTTCAG GTTCTTGGGGGAAAGGCTCGCAGAAAGAAATTGCTCTCACCAAAGGGCATGGATGTACGTCCAATGATGGAAGTTGTGAAAGGTGCAGCCTTTGATATACTACAG GCAGCTGGTGGATGTCCTGCATCTTTAAGGCCTGGGCGTTGGTTAGACTTGTACAGTGGTACTGGATCTGTTGGTATTGAAGCTATTAGTCGAGGATGTTCAGAG GTACATTTTGTTGAGATGGATCCATGGGTTGTTTCAGATGTTTTACGGCCAAACTTGGAATGGACTGGGTTTGTCGATGTTTCAGTCATACATCCTGTTCGTGTTGAAATTTTCTTAGAACGTGCAGAGCAATTTGTAg GTAAAGGTGGAGCATTTGATTATATTAGTGTTACACCTCCATATACTGCAGTGGACTATGGAATCCTGATGAACGAAATTGCAAATTCAGCCTTAGTTGGAGAAGATACCTTCATT GTGGTGGAATACCCACTGGGAACGGACATGCTGGATTCGTGTGGTTGCCTTATTAAG GTAACTGATCGACGGTTTGGCCGGACACATTTGGCTATCTATGGACCAAAATGGGCTGAGAAGAAGAGAAAGTCAGGAAACTCAACAGAAACGATGCAAGTTTGA
- the LOC107415341 gene encoding transcription factor MYB35, which produces MGRPPCCDKSNVKRGLWTPQEDAKILAYVAKYGIGNWTLVPKKAGLNRCGKSCRLRWTNYLRPDLKHDSFTPQEEELIINLHQAIGSRWSLIAKRLPGRTDNDVKNYWNTKLRKKLSKMGIDPVTHKPYSQIFSDLNHTFGPESPTSGITGLPYTNMILSPTIEQVQDNSFSMNPSSLDFLGQFQVTDQDTLQTYFSNEVTSSCSSSSSSHVTELTSPQSYSCQQSQTQIFTPSSSLNNWSELFLVHEPFQSTEPRQEHKNHPTVLLQSEAAQQCKFANGNEYKHGSQACDFGYTTGEQRNNGTEASSSSVNSFVDTILDQDREIRAAFPDLFDGSFDY; this is translated from the exons atGGGAAGGCCACCTTGCTGCGATAAATCAAATGTGAAGAGAGGTCTCTGGACACCTCAAGAGGATGCCAAAATACTTGCATACGTAGCCAAGTATGGAATTGGAAATTGGACTTTGGTTCCTAAGAAAGCAG GACTCAACAGATGTGGGAAGAGTTGCAGGCTCAGGTGGACTAATTATCTCAGGCCTGACCTCAAACATGACAGCTTCACTCCTCAAGAAGAAGAGCTCATTATTAACCTTCATCAAGCTATAGGAAGCAg GTGGTCTTTGATTGCGAAGCGACTACCAGGAAGGACAGACAATGATGTCAAAAACTACTGGAACACGAAATTGAGGAAGAAGCTTTCCAAGATGGGAATTGACCCTGTAACTCATAAGCCTTATTCTCAGATCTTTTCTGACTTGAACCACACGTTTGGACCCGAATCCCCAACTTCTGGCATTACAGGACTCCCATATACCAATATGATCTTGAGTCCCACTATAGAGCAAGTTCAAGATAACTCATTTTCTATGAATCCTTCCTCATTGGACTTCTTGGGTCAGTTTCAAGTAACGGATCAGGACACTCTCCAAACATACTTTTCCAATGAAGTAACTTCCTCttgttcatcatcatcttcatctcatGTAACCGAATTGACTTCTCCACAATCTTATTCCTGCCAACAATCTCAGACTCAAATATTtactccttcttcttcccttaATAATTGGAGCGAGTTATTTCTTGTGCATGAGCCTTTCCAATCGACAGAACCACGGCAGGAACACAAAAACCACCCCACAGTTCTATTGCAGAGTGAAGCTGCGCAGCAGTGCAAGTTTGCTAATGGAAATGAATATAAACATGGTTCCCAAGCTTGTGATTTTGGATACACCACTGGAGAGCAAAGGAATAATGGGACTGaagcttcttcatcttcagTGAATTCATTTGTGGATACCATCTTGGATCAGGACCGTGAGATAAGGGCAGCATTCCCTGATTTGTTTGACGGATCTTTTGATTACTGA
- the LOC107415447 gene encoding uncharacterized protein LOC107415447, with protein MGACASRPKGCVGGRLRLPKKNHRRIRRNGQRRVSSSNRSFPNPAFQARASTDAQWFDCISMNESERDEDFYSVRDDVLSINGSESVSGLSITSPRGVYRKEFCESSDQHQQQKPREPLHRKNDVASVNADEVSTVCVDESNGGNQPTQALDNCGLLPNTCLPCLASTVDKRSPGPPISRKKPLSKLSFKWREGHADPSPTLFSPKLLRQRPIAGSTVPYCPVEKRMPDCWSPLEPSTFKVRAKNYLRDKKKDCASNYAAFYPFGVDVFLSPRKIDHIARFVELPMMNSAGDMPSILVVNVQMPLYPATIFQGENDGEGMNLVMYFKLSENYSKELPSHFRDNITRFLNDEVERVRGFPVDTIAPFRERLKILGGVANMEDLPLSAAEKKLMNAYNEKPVLSRPQHEFYLGENYFEIDLDVHRFGYISRKGIEAIHERLKLCKLNFGLTIQGNKAEDLPENMLCCVRLNEINYTNYHQLGS; from the exons aTGGGAGCTTGTGCGTCGCGGCCCAAGGGTTGCGTTGGTGGGCGGTTGCGTTTGCCGAAGAAGAACCATCGCCGGATAAGAAGAAATGGTCAGAGACGAGTTTCATCGTCCAATCGATCTTTCCCTAATCCTGCATTCCAAG CAAGAGCTAGTACAGATGCGCAGTGGTTTGATTGTATTTCAATGAATGAATCCGAACGGGACGAGGATTTTTACAGCGTTCGGGATG aTGTGCTGTCTATAAATGGCTCTGAAAGTGTATCAGGATTGAGTATAACATCGCCAAGAGGTGTTTACCGTAAGGAGTTTTGTGAATCCTCTGATCAGCATCAGCAGCAGAAACCAAGAGAACCATTGCATAGAAAAAATGATGTTGCCTCTGTTAATGCTGATGAAGTTTCTACTGTCTGCGTGGATGAAAGTAATGGAGGAAACCAACCAACACAAGCGTTGGATAATTGTGGCCTTCTTCCAAACACTTGCTTGCCTTGCCTTGCTTCTACGGTCGACAAAAGAAGCCCAGGCCCTCCAATTTCAAGAAAGAAACCGCTTTCGAAACTTTCCTTTAAATGGAGGGAAGGGCATGCTGACCCCAGTCCCACATTAT TTTCACCCAAGCTACTTCGACAGCGACCAATAGCGGGTTCCACGGTTCCTTATTGCCCTGTAGAGAAGAGAATGCCAGATTGCTGGTCTCCTCTTGAGCCAAGCACATTCAAAGTCAGGGCAAAAAACTATTTAAG GGACAAAAAGAAAGATTGTGCTTCAAATTATGCTGCATTTTATCCTTTCGGTGTTGATGTTTTCTTATCACCAAGGAAAATTGATCATATTGCTCGTTTTGTGGAACTTCCTATGATGAATTCAGCTGGGGACATGCCTTCTATTCTTGTTGTAAATGTTCAG ATGCCATTGTATCCTGCCACTATATTTCAAGGTGAAAATGATGGAGAAGGAATGAACTTGGTGATGTACTTTAAGCTTTCTGAGAATTATTCTAAAGAGCTTCCATCTCATTTCCGAGATAATATCACT AGATTCCTCAATGATGAGGTGGAGAGAGTTAGAGGTTTCCCTGTTGATACAATTGCACCCTTTAGAGAAAGATTGAAGATCCTGGGTGGAGTGGCAAATATGGAAGATCTTCCTTTGAGTGCCGCTGAGAAGAAGCTAATGAATGCTTACAATGAAAAGCCTGTTCTTTCACGTCCCCAGCATGAGTTTTACTTG GGAGAAAACTACTTCGAGATTGATTTGGATGTTCATAGATTTGGCTACATCTCCAGAAAAGGAATCGAAGCAATCCACGAAAGATTAAAGCTGTGTAAATTGAATTTCGGTCTGACAATTCAG GGAAACAAAGCAGAAGACTTGCCTGAGAATATGTTATGTTGTGTACGGTTGAATGAAATCAACTACACAAATTATCACCAGCTGGGATCTTGA